A window of the Schistocerca nitens isolate TAMUIC-IGC-003100 chromosome 5, iqSchNite1.1, whole genome shotgun sequence genome harbors these coding sequences:
- the LOC126260935 gene encoding uncharacterized protein LOC126260935: protein MRACILLVLGASVAVASVEGVSPDAYLSISNDECDESRLKWPCPEQCSMEIQPVYATCEHGRLETFVNCCTWHRDVCQFKRPCRFHSKAPRGGGAAREPGTWHSGETTY from the exons GTGCGTCAGTGGCCGTGGCATCCGTGGAAGGTGTGTCGCCCGACGCCTACCTGTCCATCTCGAACGACGAGTGCGACGAGTcgcggctgaagtggccgtgcccCGAACAGTGCTCGATGGAGATCCAGCCGGTGTACGCCACGTGCGAGCACGGCCGCCTCGAGACGTTCGTCAACTGCTGCACGTGGCACCGCGACGTCTGCCAGTTCAAGAGGC CGTGCAGGTTCCACTCCAAGGCTCCTCGCGGCGGCGGCGCAGCCCGAGAGCCCGGGACCTGGCACAGTGGGGAGACCACATACTGA